In one window of Skermanella rosea DNA:
- the hemJ gene encoding protoporphyrinogen oxidase HemJ, which produces MLYDWVKALHVISIIAWMAGLLYLPRLFVYHCEAPAGSATSETLKVMERRLLRAIMNPAMIASYVFGIWLLVLNPGWFEMGWIHAKLAFVVGLTAIHMMMAGWRRKFAEDRNERPQRFFRIMNEVPTLLMIGIVIFVIVKPF; this is translated from the coding sequence TTGCTCTACGATTGGGTGAAGGCGCTTCACGTCATCAGCATCATCGCGTGGATGGCGGGGCTGCTCTACCTGCCGCGGCTGTTCGTCTACCACTGCGAGGCGCCGGCTGGATCGGCCACCTCGGAGACGTTGAAGGTGATGGAGCGCAGGCTGCTGCGCGCCATCATGAACCCGGCGATGATCGCCTCCTACGTGTTCGGCATCTGGCTCCTGGTGTTGAACCCGGGCTGGTTCGAGATGGGCTGGATCCACGCCAAGCTGGCCTTCGTGGTCGGCCTGACCGCCATCCACATGATGATGGCGGGCTGGCGCCGGAAGTTCGCCGAGGACCGCAACGAGCGGCCCCAGCGCTTCTTCCGCATCATGAACGAGGTGCCGACACTGCTGATGATCGGCATCGTCATCTTCGTGATCGTCAAGCCGTTCTGA
- the hemH gene encoding ferrochelatase, which produces MPNQKIAVVLFNLGGPDSPEAVRPFLFNLFNDPAIIRIPGLFRTPLAHLLAKRRAKPAGEIYEILGGKSPLLENTQAQARAIESALADMGEVKAFIAMRYWHPMSDETADQVRRFDPDRVVLLPLYPQFSTTTTASSEKMWFQAAKTAGLDKPTVTVCCYPTEPGFINAAARLIRSGVEEASAHGKPRVLFSSHGLPKKVVKGGDPYQWQCERTAEAIVQELGMPGLDWVSCYQSRVGPLEWIGPSTDSEIERAGADKVPLVVVPIAFVSEHSETLVEIEVEYRELAHEKGVPHFVRVPTVGVEDSFIQGLAGLVRRALAGEVAMCSQAGGRICPDGFQGCPQRARQQTNRQPSAGGQQAKRPLAAE; this is translated from the coding sequence ATGCCGAACCAGAAAATCGCTGTCGTCCTGTTCAACCTGGGTGGACCCGACAGTCCCGAAGCCGTCCGACCGTTCCTGTTCAACCTGTTCAACGATCCGGCGATCATCCGTATCCCCGGGTTGTTCCGGACGCCGCTCGCCCATCTGCTGGCCAAGCGGCGCGCCAAGCCGGCGGGCGAGATCTACGAGATCCTGGGCGGCAAGTCGCCTCTTCTGGAGAACACCCAGGCGCAGGCCCGCGCGATCGAATCGGCGCTGGCCGACATGGGCGAGGTCAAGGCCTTCATCGCGATGCGCTACTGGCACCCGATGAGCGACGAGACCGCCGACCAGGTGCGCCGGTTCGACCCCGACCGGGTCGTGCTGCTGCCGCTTTACCCCCAGTTTTCCACCACGACCACGGCTTCGTCCGAGAAGATGTGGTTTCAGGCGGCCAAGACCGCCGGCCTCGACAAGCCGACGGTCACCGTGTGCTGCTACCCGACGGAGCCCGGCTTCATCAATGCTGCCGCCCGGCTGATCCGGAGCGGGGTGGAGGAGGCCTCGGCCCACGGCAAGCCGCGGGTGCTGTTCTCGTCCCACGGGCTGCCGAAGAAGGTGGTCAAGGGCGGCGATCCCTACCAGTGGCAGTGCGAGCGCACGGCCGAGGCGATCGTCCAGGAGCTGGGCATGCCCGGCCTGGACTGGGTGAGCTGCTACCAGAGCCGCGTCGGCCCGCTGGAATGGATCGGCCCCTCGACCGATTCCGAGATCGAGCGGGCGGGTGCCGACAAGGTGCCCCTGGTGGTGGTCCCGATCGCCTTCGTGTCCGAGCATTCTGAGACGCTGGTCGAGATCGAGGTCGAGTACCGCGAGCTGGCCCACGAGAAGGGCGTTCCCCACTTCGTCCGAGTGCCGACCGTCGGCGTCGAGGACAGCTTCATCCAGGGCCTCGCCGGGCTGGTGCGCCGCGCGCTGGCCGGCGAGGTGGCGATGTGCTCCCAGGCGGGCGGGCGGATCTGCCCGGACGGCTTCCAGGGCTGCCCGCAACGGGCCCGCCAGCAGACCAACCGGCAGCCTTCCGCCGGCGGGCAGCAGGCCAAGCGCCCCCTGGCGGCCGAGTGA
- the hemE gene encoding uroporphyrinogen decarboxylase has translation MRTLESSQKLFIRALNGETLPRPPFWLMRQAGRYLPEYRATRAQAGSFLDLCFAPELAVEVTLQPLRRYGMDAAILFSDILVVPHALGQKLDYVEGEGPQLDPIREAAGLNRLSTDAFHERLAPVYETVRRLSTAIPETTALIGFAGSPWTVACYMVEGGGSKEYAHVKRFAYGDPQGFQALIDLLVRTTADYLSAQIQAGAEAVQVFDSWAGVLPAPEFRKWVIEPTRRLVELLNARHPGVPVIGFPRGAGAMYREYAETTGVTALGLDTTVPPEWAASELQTKLPVQGNLDPIMVVAGGDAMREAAAGILRSLSGGPFVFNLGHGVVQTTPPEHVGQLAALVKSWPDLSQG, from the coding sequence ATTCGCACCTTGGAAAGCTCGCAGAAGTTGTTCATCCGCGCCTTGAACGGGGAGACCCTGCCAAGGCCTCCGTTCTGGCTGATGCGTCAGGCCGGGCGGTATCTTCCCGAGTACCGGGCGACGCGGGCGCAGGCGGGCAGCTTCCTGGACCTGTGCTTCGCGCCCGAGCTGGCGGTCGAGGTGACGCTTCAGCCGCTGCGCCGCTACGGCATGGACGCCGCGATCCTGTTCTCCGACATCCTGGTGGTGCCGCACGCGCTGGGGCAGAAACTGGACTATGTGGAAGGCGAGGGGCCGCAGCTCGACCCGATTCGGGAAGCCGCCGGCCTGAACCGGCTGTCGACCGATGCCTTCCACGAGCGGCTGGCCCCCGTCTACGAGACGGTGCGGCGGCTCTCGACCGCGATTCCGGAGACGACGGCCCTGATCGGGTTCGCCGGATCGCCCTGGACGGTGGCCTGCTACATGGTCGAGGGCGGCGGCTCGAAGGAATACGCTCATGTCAAGCGGTTCGCCTACGGGGATCCGCAGGGTTTCCAGGCCCTGATCGACCTGCTGGTGCGGACGACGGCGGATTATCTCTCGGCCCAGATCCAGGCCGGGGCCGAGGCGGTCCAGGTGTTCGACAGCTGGGCCGGCGTGCTGCCGGCGCCGGAATTCCGCAAATGGGTGATCGAGCCGACCCGGCGGCTGGTCGAGCTGCTGAACGCCCGGCATCCCGGCGTCCCGGTGATCGGGTTCCCGCGCGGCGCCGGCGCGATGTACCGGGAATATGCCGAGACGACCGGCGTCACGGCGCTGGGGCTCGACACCACGGTGCCGCCGGAATGGGCGGCGTCCGAGCTTCAGACGAAGCTGCCGGTGCAGGGCAACCTGGATCCGATCATGGTGGTGGCGGGCGGCGACGCGATGCGCGAGGCCGCGGCCGGCATCCTGCGCAGCCTGTCCGGTGGTCCGTTCGTCTTCAATCTCGGCCACGGCGTGGTCCAGACGACGCCGCCCGAGCATGTCGGACAGCTTGCCGCACTGGTCAAATCCTGGCCCGACCTAAGTCAAGGCTGA